A region from the Pararge aegeria chromosome Z, ilParAegt1.1, whole genome shotgun sequence genome encodes:
- the LOC120636056 gene encoding sterol regulatory element-binding protein cleavage-activating protein: protein MAGSTLPERVAQIYYTYGLFCSSYPYIAISLALSVVLLCCYPLLNVPLPGNIPTVVNMHLNNPQMNPDCNGNNCPMTGLPFQLDLLHNETHKLPYVWVKDKPLLYIHQIIIRIGVSPWNNNLKMWDAFRAPLQEVFRLLETIRNHEDADTKETLLQHCYQIEGIKRKDSKASVERVLPEYSCLLLSPANLWQQNLQSFSLDANIVNTVFNYQNLQKGKVSIAEMAFGMHLRDTGIKRYPLRARPRVLQYAVTIFYRHADQRYINSLSKKLREIYPLYQETSQAHSEEMTLVYYPGQFNYHELIPLMIAFVGLFLYVYFSVRKIEYIKSKLGLAASAVLTVAGSLSMSLGLCFYFGFSLSLQGKEIFPYLVIIVGLENILVLTKSVTSTDSRLDVKIRLAQGLSKEGWSITKNLLTEITILTVGLFTFVPFIQESSIFMIVSLISDFFIQMAFFATILGIDVRRMEFFPDQNSKFYLKDYFNANNAFNWQFNTGYSEETNISPQRMTKSKSHPRLNGLAQNSPTDVVAKRNSSPGGQDQRVPKRIRLVNMWARTRFFQRAFMLWRLVWISMIVYNSGVVDYFIAPAEKSDVNAEHRPSKNTISEWRDKQSLSMVYNNSARQPLVFSPLLETTASDKTVVEANDTIFLKHSPHYRTSSRLSPYHWSSILSQYNESVAGRYVVVLPPVLVSHRVGPELATGLRHPDERDPPPLRWQALAAALDPIDILPEFELIDTKNQAHQWGKGQELPIYPTTPMEILLLAILCTISIAVIGYMMVVLYRCICSKHYAEWRASWNEDSEYKRIIENEPAVQLVMEAVPLVVAGHSQEVECLVTDGEKVVSSCLQGNIKVWDSLNGEIITNIDRSAYFKLQMDLFEKVTSRRNSTSDQQITIQSCNCPDLAAQPIYDNVPRLRRGISSHLSNLRFQSNNRDSSYLSPEENTRYQFAKAYRDLYYTNQSEVTERTNSDLMNLNVGKQDSSATNVKDNSSEISAITLNTCTNSLGSLRNRGGSKISSSRNNNCDMESAANSNWRARAMSESPVWCMDFCNNLIILGCSDGRLEFWEANTGKLICVWWFSERHSSGRGVTHVRALSGARKVCAASLSGHLTLLRLDAFNARSGAHVDWRFSTAHRRTHKRTGSAESLGITHGLEDHRGRMSFSYDADSDSDEVVCVPTAHCRPHQQPITEMHSDGGRILTGGQDHVLKVFSSAELTPLFTLHGHCGPITSCFIDHATPTIAGSGSQDGLLCVWDLHTGACVYSMQAHDGAVTSLAYTASYVVSAGADERLCIWDRFQGHMLNSIHIGLNYMSRMLPLTHTLLVMGDRSGLTAYDLSSGDVIRRVLFGQSDGCIFVRQILPLKDAIVCDYANQLRIVRFPFVSKFDMKNE, encoded by the exons ATGGCAGGGTCCACTTTACCGGAAAGGGTAGCACAGATTTACTATACGTATGGTCTCTTCTGTTCCTCGTACCCTTATATAGCTATCAGTTTAGCACTCTCAGTTGTTCTATTATGTTG CTATCCACTACTGAATGTACCGTTACCTGGAAATATACCGACTGTTGTAAACATGCATCTAAATAATCCTCAAATGAACCCTGACTGTAATGGAAATAATTGTCCAATGACAG GATTACCATTTCAGTTAGACCTATTACATAATGAAACACATAAACTTCCCTATGTTTGGGTGAAGGACAAACCATTGCTCTATAtacatcaaataataattagaatcg GTGTCTCTCCGTGGAATAACAATCTTAAAATGTGGGATGCTTTTCGAGCCCCTCTCCAAGAAGTGTTTAGATTATTAGAAACTATTCGCAATCATGAAGATGCTGACAC AAAGGAAACCCTATTGCAACACTGTTACCAAATTGAAGGCATAAAGCGAAAGGACAGCAAGGCAAGTGTGGAACGTGTGTTGCCAGAATACAGCTGCCTTCTTCTCTCACCAGCTAACCTCTGGCAACAGAATCTTCAATCATTTTCATTAGATGCCAACATAGTCAACACCGTGTTTAATTACCAG AATCTCCAAAAAGGCAAAGTGTCCATAGCGGAAATGGCGTTCGGTATGCACCTGCGTGACACGGGAATTAAACGATATCCGCTACGTGCACGTCCCCGAGTCCTGCAATACGCCGTCACCATATTTTACCGACACGCGGACCAAcg TTACATCAACTCACTGTCGAAAAAACTAAGGGAGATTTACCCACTGTATCAAGAAACATCTCAAGCACATTCGGAAGAAATGACTCTAGTTTATTACCCCGGACAGTTCAATTACCATGAGCTGATACCTCTAATGATTGCCTTTGTTGGATTATTTTTATACGTTTACTTCTCTGTGCGAAAAATTGAATACATAAAATCCAAACTTGGACTGGCTGCCTCGGCTGTACTGACAGTAGCTGGAAGTCTATCGATGTCTTTGGGACTGTGTTTTTACTTCGGATTCTCATTGAGTTTACAAGGAAAAGAAATATTTCCTTACCTAGTGATAATTGTGGGACTCGAAAACATCCTTGTATTGACGAAGAGTGTGACGTCAACCGACTCCAGGCTCGATGTTAAAATTCGACTCGCTCAAGGCCTAAGCAAAGAGGGTTGGTCGATTACCAAAAATTTACTCACGGAAATTACCATTCTAACAGTCGGTCTGTTTACATTTGTGCCGTTCATTCAAGAGTCTTCAATATTTATGATTGTCAGCCTCATTTCCGATTTCTTCATTCAGATGGCGTTCTTCGCCACAATATTAGGCATTGATGTGAGACGAATGGAATTCTTTCCCgatcaaaattcaaagttttatcTTAAAGACTACTTTAATGCAAACAATGCTTTCAACTGGCAATTCAATACGGGGTATTCAGAAGAGACAAATATTTCTCCGCAAAGAATGACGAAGTCCAAATCACATCCGAGATTGAATGGGTTGGCTCAGAATAGTCCCACGGATGTAGTAGCCAAGAGAAACTCTAGTCCGGGAGGACAAGACCAGAGAGTGCCCAAACGAATAAGGCTTGTCAATATGTGGGCAAGGACGAGGTTCTTTCAAAGAGCTTTTATGCTATGGAGACTTGTCTGGATTTCTATGATCGTTTATAATTCCGGTGTGGTGGACTACTTTATTGCGCCGGCGGAAAAATCTGATGTTAACGCGGAACACCGTCCGAGTAAAAACACAATAAGCGAATGGAGAGACAAACAGTCACTGAGTATGGTATACAACAACAGTGCCCGGCAGCCTTTAGTGTTCTCGCCCTTACTGGAAACTACCGCGTCGGATAAAACAGTTGTAGAAGCAAACGATACCATTTTCCTGAAGCATTCGCCTCATTACCGGACGTCATCACG ACTGTCGCCGTACCATTGGTCGTCGATTCTCTCGCAATACAACGAATCAGTTGCGGGGCGGTACGTGGTCGTACTTCCTCCGGTGTTGGTCAGCCATCGCGTTGGGCCGGAGCTAGCCACCGGGCTACGTCATCCGGACGAACGTGACCCGCCACCGTTACGTTGGCAAGCACTTGCTGCGGCTTTGGATCCTATTGATATATTGCCTG AGTTCGAATTGATCGATACGAAAAATCAAGCGCATCAATGGGGAAAAGGCCAGGAGCTTCCAATCTATCCCACAACCCCAATGGAGATATTGCTGCTCGCCATACTCTGCACCATCAGCATAGCTGTCATCGGTTACATGATGGTGGTTCTTTATAG ATGCATTTGTTCGAAACACTATGCGGAATGGCGCGCCTCGTGGAACGAAGATAGTGAATATAAGAGGATTATTGAAAATGAACCAGCTGTTCAG TTGGTAATGGAAGCAGTACCTTTAGTAGTGGCAGGTCACAGTCAAGAAGTGGAATGTCTTGTGACAGACGGTGAAAAAGTAGTCAGTTCGTGCCTTCAAGGTAACATCAAAGTGTGGGACTCGCTCAACGGAGAAATCATCACGAACATTGACCGCAGCGC GTACTTTAAACTTCAAATGGACCTCTTTGAGAAGGTCACCTCCAGAAGAAACTCAACTAGTGATCAACAAATCACAATTCAGT CATGCAACTGTCCAGATCTAGCAGCGCAACCGATATACGAT AACGTTCCGAGACTCCGAAGAGGGATAAGCAGTCACTTGAGCAATTTACGATTTCAATCTAACAATAGAGATTCATCGTATCTATCTCCAGAAGAAAACACTAGATATCAGTTTGCCAAGGCGTACAG AGACCTCTATTACACCAACCAAAGTGAAGTGACCGAAAGGACGAATTCAGACTTAATGAATTTAAACGTAGGCAAACAAGACTCAAGTGCAACGAACGTTAAGGACAATAGTAGTGAAATAAgtgcaattacattaaatacgTGCACCAATTCTCTCGGTAGCTTGAGAAATAGAGGTGGTAGTAAGATAAGCAGTAgtagaaataataattgtgaTATGGAAAGTGCTGCGAATTCAAACTGGCGAGCGAGAGCTATGAGTGAATCTCCTGTATGGTGTATGGATTTTTGTAACAATCTCATCATTTTGGGCTGCTCCGATGGTAGACTGGAGTTCTGGGAGGCGAACACTGGAAAACTTATT TGTGTGTGGTGGTTCTCGGAGAGGCATTCGAGCGGTAGGGGCGTGACACACGTCCGGGCACTGTCGGGTGCGCGGAAAGTGTGCGCAGCATCCTTGTCCGGCCACCTCACGCTTTTAAGACTTGACGCATTCAACGCAAGGTCCGGCGCGCACGTCGACTGGCGATTCAGCACCGCCCACCGAAGAA CACACAAAAGGACAGGTTCTGCGGAGTCGTTGGGGATCACACACGGCTTGGAGGATCACAGAGGGCGGATGAGCTTCTCCTACGACGCAGACAGTGACAGCGATG AAGTGGTTTGCGTTCCCACTGCACACTGCAGACCGCATCAGCAGCCCATCACAGAAATGCACTCAGATGGCGGCCGCATACTTACTGGTGGACAAGATCACGTATTAAAG GTTTTCTCAAGTGCTGAGCTGACGCCGTTGTTTACTCTTCACGGCCATTGCGGACCTATTACGTCTTGCTTCATTGACCATGCCACGCCTACCATAGCGGGCAGCGGGTCACAAGATGGACTACTATGCGTCTGGGACTTACACACAG GTGCTTGCGTATACAGTATGCAAGCGCATGACGGTGCGGTGACGTCACTGGCGTACACAGCTTCGTACGTGGTGTCAGCCGGTGCTGATGAACGGTTATGCATTTGGGACCGTTTCCAGGGACATATGCTCAACTCCATACACATT
- the LOC120636632 gene encoding uncharacterized protein LOC120636632, translating to MRNHVRNVIAQSRTARYLLRPMLASHLPLRAKLSIYKMYVRTRLTYAAPAWYALVSETGRKSLRAQQSLALRTISRAPRFVRNQVIARDLCMESLDEFIRRLSASMFARADGARAQHLRGIAPYHRRPPDVRGLPPDLLEF from the coding sequence ATGCGAAACCATGTGAGGAATGTGATCGCGCAGTCGCGCACCGCACGCTACCTCCTCCGTCCCATGTTGGCATCCCACCTGCCTCTCCGTGCGAAGCTGTCCATCTACAAGATGTACGTTCGCACGCGACTCACGTACGCGGCCCCAGCGTGGTACGCGCTGGTCAGCGAGACGGGCCGCAAGTCGCTGCGAGCGCAGCAATCTTTAGCGCTCCGCACCATCTCCCGAGCACCACGCTTCGTACGGAACCAGGTCATCGCCAGGGACCTGTGCATGGAGAGCCTGGATGAGTTCATCCGCCGCCTGAGTGCCTCGATGTTCGCACGCGCCGATGGAGCGCGAGCCCAACACCTGCGGGGCATCGCGCCATACCATCGGCGCCCGCCGGACGTCAGAGGCCTGCCACCTGACCTCTTGGAATTCTAA